In Desulfovibrio litoralis DSM 11393, a genomic segment contains:
- the trpS gene encoding tryptophan--tRNA ligase, whose translation MNKDNNTNNELTSLKKLETKIVSGMRPTGALHLGHYFGVLKNWVEMQEKYKCYFFVADWHALTSEYENPKRIKTFVPELVKDWIASGLDPEKSVIYRQSDIKEIAELHLLLSMSTPVSWVERCPTYKEQQQQITGKDLATYGFLGYPVLMTADIIMFRSKLVPVGQDQLPHLELSREICRRFNNFYGEFFLEPEALLTKAAKCPGLDGRKMSKSYGNSIMLSESLSDVEPKIKGMLTDSKRIRRTDVGDPDTCNLFPYHELLSSQQEQTEIRQGCTSAALGCVDCKKILLKNLGAFLEPMQERRAKLNDKVLYEIIEAGNQKARIEAQKTMEQVRKLVGMN comes from the coding sequence ATGAATAAAGATAATAACACAAACAATGAACTAACAAGCTTAAAAAAACTTGAAACCAAAATAGTTTCAGGCATGCGTCCAACAGGAGCCTTACACCTCGGGCATTACTTTGGCGTTTTAAAAAACTGGGTTGAAATGCAAGAAAAATATAAGTGTTATTTCTTTGTCGCTGATTGGCACGCTTTAACCAGTGAATATGAAAATCCAAAAAGAATCAAAACCTTTGTTCCGGAACTTGTAAAAGATTGGATAGCGTCAGGTCTTGACCCTGAAAAATCTGTTATTTACCGCCAATCTGATATTAAAGAAATTGCCGAATTACACCTGCTCTTATCCATGTCTACGCCTGTCAGTTGGGTAGAACGTTGCCCAACTTATAAAGAACAACAACAACAAATCACCGGAAAAGACCTCGCAACCTATGGTTTTTTAGGCTATCCCGTTCTTATGACTGCTGATATTATAATGTTTCGCTCCAAGCTTGTTCCCGTAGGGCAAGACCAATTGCCCCATCTCGAGCTTTCACGCGAAATTTGCCGACGCTTTAATAACTTTTACGGGGAATTTTTTCTCGAACCTGAAGCTCTTTTAACAAAAGCGGCAAAATGCCCCGGGCTTGACGGTCGAAAAATGTCGAAAAGTTACGGAAACTCAATTATGTTAAGCGAAAGCCTCAGTGACGTTGAACCAAAAATAAAAGGAATGCTCACAGACAGTAAGCGTATTCGCAGAACCGATGTGGGCGACCCTGATACTTGCAATCTCTTTCCCTATCATGAACTTTTATCATCACAACAAGAACAAACAGAAATACGTCAGGGCTGTACGAGTGCTGCTCTTGGCTGTGTGGATTGTAAAAAAATCTTGTTAAAAAATCTTGGTGCTTTCTTAGAACCAATGCAAGAACGCCGTGCAAAACTCAACGATAAAGTTTTATATGAAATTATTGAGGCGGGGAACCAAAAAGCCCGTATAGAAGCTCAAAAAACAATGGAACAAGTGCGTAAACTTGTTGGCATGAACTAA
- a CDS encoding thioredoxin family protein, whose protein sequence is MNIKVLGIGCPKCHETTNLVEKVVAELGVSASVEKVTDLKEMMKLGVMSTPAIVIDGVIKCTGRMPTADEIKSWLV, encoded by the coding sequence ATGAACATCAAAGTATTGGGAATAGGTTGTCCTAAATGTCACGAAACCACAAACCTTGTAGAAAAAGTAGTAGCTGAGCTTGGTGTATCTGCAAGTGTAGAAAAAGTTACGGATCTTAAAGAAATGATGAAGCTTGGCGTTATGTCAACGCCTGCGATCGTCATTGACGGTGTTATTAAATGCACGGGGCGTATGCCAACGGCTGATGAAATTAAAAGTTGGCTTGTTTAA
- the rimI gene encoding ribosomal protein S18-alanine N-acetyltransferase → MLNSNTIQYIKLEKKDISQVCALETLCFPTPWSEEQINSSLNDSFFSMFGAKQNDELLGYIALYHPLTEFGDNEIEILNLAVKPEYRRQGLGKQLLNIMLQTANKMGIIRAVLEVRKGNISAINLYKSIGFQQVGLRPRYYSNTNEDALILALDLNS, encoded by the coding sequence ATGCTTAATTCAAATACTATTCAATATATTAAGTTGGAAAAAAAAGATATTTCTCAAGTTTGTGCTTTAGAAACACTGTGTTTTCCGACTCCGTGGAGCGAAGAACAAATAAATTCTTCTTTAAATGATAGTTTTTTTTCTATGTTTGGAGCAAAACAAAATGATGAACTTTTAGGCTATATCGCTCTTTATCACCCTTTAACAGAGTTCGGAGACAACGAAATTGAAATTTTAAATTTGGCTGTTAAGCCGGAATATCGCAGACAAGGCTTAGGAAAACAATTATTAAATATTATGTTGCAAACAGCAAACAAAATGGGCATAATAAGAGCCGTTCTGGAAGTAAGAAAAGGCAACATTTCGGCTATCAATCTATATAAAAGTATAGGATTTCAGCAAGTTGGCTTGCGACCAAGATATTATTCCAATACCAATGAAGATGCTTTAATTTTAGCTCTCGATCTTAATTCTTAA
- a CDS encoding PAS domain-containing protein yields the protein MRQALETSNSEIAQLSHIVAQGEVEWQALFSTIQEGIAIQYDGYILNVNNHLAYMVGVEKSELVGSELSRLLFRDDRDIFAHSVASLRSGLETPKIQVRFRTVSGDLRSVVVDIQRFTYLEKQCEIVFFLESPHHEVPYNQPVSKEQHFIALVEELDDMFAVFDMHGVLQWGNAAWRSFWGTNGGVELGSYALFQDPNYNSTELKNCLERISSGLSSRLNSVAMTGSKGYSRILNMRFSPVFEAGTNSSVQCGFAVIQADVTEFESLKSDLKGADEDLKKFSLKMRDFIDKQNDVFNSMSSVFILVSTQGIITHWNRAAEIKFDILRSHALGQSVSILSNFFNDITNAVNSVAKDGTRIQLCATSGECLLLSPCVDRKTVILEIFT from the coding sequence ATGCGACAAGCTTTAGAAACGTCTAATTCTGAAATTGCTCAATTATCTCATATTGTTGCTCAAGGTGAAGTAGAGTGGCAAGCTCTTTTTAGCACTATTCAAGAAGGTATAGCAATACAATATGATGGTTATATTCTTAACGTAAATAATCATTTAGCTTATATGGTTGGTGTTGAAAAAAGTGAGCTTGTTGGCTCTGAACTTTCTCGCCTGTTGTTTCGTGATGATCGTGATATTTTTGCTCATTCAGTCGCTTCATTGCGTTCAGGCTTGGAAACGCCTAAAATACAAGTCAGGTTTCGTACTGTTTCCGGTGATTTACGTTCGGTTGTTGTAGATATCCAGCGTTTTACTTACCTTGAAAAACAGTGTGAAATTGTCTTTTTTCTAGAATCTCCGCACCATGAAGTTCCTTATAATCAACCTGTTTCCAAAGAGCAACATTTTATTGCACTGGTTGAAGAGCTTGACGATATGTTTGCTGTTTTTGATATGCACGGAGTCTTGCAATGGGGCAACGCCGCTTGGCGTTCTTTTTGGGGAACTAACGGTGGAGTTGAATTAGGATCTTATGCCTTGTTTCAAGACCCAAACTATAACAGCACTGAGTTAAAAAACTGTCTTGAACGTATTTCAAGCGGGTTAAGTTCACGTTTAAATAGCGTTGCCATGACAGGTTCAAAAGGCTATTCTCGCATATTAAACATGCGTTTTTCCCCTGTGTTTGAAGCGGGAACAAACTCGTCCGTCCAATGTGGTTTTGCTGTGATTCAAGCTGATGTTACCGAGTTTGAGAGTTTGAAATCTGACCTTAAAGGTGCAGATGAAGATTTAAAAAAATTCAGTTTAAAAATGCGTGATTTTATAGACAAACAAAATGATGTTTTTAATTCTATGAGTAGTGTTTTTATTTTAGTCAGCACTCAGGGAATTATTACTCATTGGAACAGAGCGGCGGAAATTAAATTTGATATTTTGCGTTCTCACGCTTTGGGGCAATCAGTTAGTATTTTGTCAAACTTTTTTAATGATATAACTAATGCCGTAAACTCTGTGGCTAAAGACGGAACTAGAATTCAGCTTTGTGCTACTAGCGGAGAGTGTTTATTGCTTTCTCCTTGCGTTGATCGTAAAACGGTCATTCTTGAAATATTTACATGA
- a CDS encoding NUDIX hydrolase has translation MPVDNNIKSLDYYIRMIQDDVLEQDVELIEVLDNSGKTLMIMPRSELVKQELFFKAVLILFINKNKKIYIHKRAKHKKPYAGMWTCSATGFVKAGESFEEAAFRELFEEIAISGVRLNLIAKHKAEKNTGNAALALYISEPSNFIPCFNTDEAEDGMFVDLEELNSLIVNFPELLTPALKWAYLCLNNKELDLKL, from the coding sequence TTGCCAGTCGATAATAATATAAAATCATTGGATTATTATATCAGAATGATCCAAGACGATGTGCTTGAACAAGATGTCGAATTAATAGAAGTTTTGGATAATAGCGGTAAAACGTTAATGATAATGCCAAGGTCTGAACTTGTAAAGCAAGAACTTTTTTTTAAAGCCGTGCTTATTTTGTTTATTAACAAAAACAAAAAAATATATATTCATAAAAGAGCGAAACACAAAAAACCGTATGCAGGTATGTGGACTTGTTCGGCAACAGGTTTTGTAAAAGCCGGAGAAAGCTTTGAAGAGGCGGCTTTTAGAGAACTTTTTGAAGAAATTGCAATTAGCGGAGTCAGGCTTAACCTTATTGCCAAGCACAAAGCAGAAAAAAACACGGGGAACGCCGCCTTGGCGTTATATATTTCAGAACCAAGCAATTTTATTCCTTGTTTTAATACAGATGAAGCAGAAGACGGTATGTTTGTTGACTTGGAAGAACTCAACAGTTTGATTGTAAACTTTCCCGAATTGCTAACACCCGCGCTAAAGTGGGCTTATCTTTGTTTAAACAATAAAGAACTTGATTTAAAATTATAA
- a CDS encoding stealth family protein, whose protein sequence is MKYLYLPKFFRNFLIRYNALFSCCAACYEILSPNKKRICSSLDVEFSNKKQNLPALDSQNVIKTYLLRYLSSLFINKIPELKACVSCPYRLPNLTERIEQYKTANFPVDLVYTWVDGEDSAHIALRNQYLREHAEKKGEMHEDGVGKAHFRNNDELKYSLRSVEAFLPWVRNIFIVTAGQKPKWLHEKHPKIKIVDHKDFIPEQYLPTFSCRPIEAFLHRIPDLSEHYIYLNDDFFFARPCLKEEFFTASGKPYLFLDWRNSRLDGYFSAKTPHAKSYTNVFNFMSKKGLDIAKASGIVTAHVPYPQTKRNAENACDFFQEAIDEYAQDKFRTSRGMAFYPHAIPLLSFLEKTNVPCDVSYFYINTKRIYRKLFYKAILAGGHNENMPPFFCLNDAGVSKTDSWARDMRGFLEAYYPIKSCFEY, encoded by the coding sequence ATGAAGTATTTATACTTGCCTAAGTTTTTTCGTAATTTTTTAATTAGATATAATGCGTTATTCTCTTGTTGTGCGGCTTGTTATGAAATTTTGAGTCCCAATAAAAAACGCATATGTAGTTCTTTAGATGTTGAATTTTCTAACAAAAAACAAAACTTGCCGGCGTTAGATAGTCAAAATGTGATTAAAACTTATCTGTTACGTTATTTAAGTAGTTTATTTATAAATAAAATTCCTGAGTTAAAAGCGTGCGTGAGTTGCCCTTATCGGTTGCCAAACTTAACGGAACGTATTGAACAATATAAAACAGCGAATTTCCCTGTTGATTTGGTTTATACTTGGGTAGATGGAGAGGACTCGGCTCATATTGCTTTACGCAATCAATATTTGCGAGAACACGCAGAGAAAAAGGGAGAAATGCATGAAGACGGCGTTGGGAAAGCTCATTTTCGCAATAATGATGAATTAAAATATTCTTTGCGTTCTGTAGAGGCGTTTTTGCCGTGGGTGCGTAATATTTTTATTGTTACAGCGGGGCAAAAGCCAAAGTGGCTACATGAGAAGCACCCAAAAATAAAAATAGTAGATCATAAAGATTTTATTCCCGAACAATACTTACCAACCTTTAGTTGTCGTCCTATTGAAGCGTTTTTGCATCGTATACCAGATTTGAGCGAACATTATATCTATTTAAACGATGATTTCTTTTTCGCACGCCCTTGTTTAAAAGAAGAGTTTTTTACAGCTTCGGGGAAGCCCTATCTTTTTCTTGATTGGCGAAATTCTCGTTTAGATGGGTATTTTTCTGCTAAAACGCCACATGCGAAATCATACACCAATGTATTTAATTTTATGTCTAAAAAAGGCTTAGATATAGCAAAAGCTTCTGGAATTGTAACTGCCCATGTGCCTTATCCGCAAACCAAGAGAAATGCTGAAAATGCCTGTGATTTTTTTCAAGAAGCAATAGATGAATATGCACAAGATAAGTTTCGCACGAGCAGGGGAATGGCGTTTTATCCCCACGCAATACCTTTATTAAGTTTTTTAGAAAAAACAAATGTGCCTTGTGATGTGAGTTATTTTTATATTAATACTAAACGAATATACCGTAAGTTATTTTATAAAGCTATTTTAGCAGGAGGGCATAATGAGAATATGCCTCCGTTTTTTTGCTTGAATGATGCGGGTGTTTCTAAAACAGATAGTTGGGCAAGAGATATGCGAGGGTTTTTAGAGGCTTATTATCCTATAAAATCTTGTTTTGAGTATTGA
- a CDS encoding glycosyltransferase family 4 protein — protein sequence MHIGLVIWNLMENRGGLQRVGIDLANAMLERGHELTIFYYSPTNKQTPCFPLDKRIKIKRLILPPYVDSIFQAKKIIVEANIDVMVALFSWSKLMWIPVLLQHTGIPLIISEHNHPEIINTEKWNAYERHACLAAADKIHLLQQNFVAMLPKTLEPRIEVIPNAANFLSEYKINKVEKRRKRIIAAGRFVDTHKQFSLLIKAFISLAGKFPDWDLCICGDGEDAHVYKALVWRSKLEDRIYFPGMVDDLSSFYALSDIFCMPSRYEGFGLVMTEAQTFELPVVGFASCTGVNEIVIHNENGLLAEEMTAQSLAKKLRELMINKELREKLGKNGKKLLSRYQPDKIFDQWEKLINEANQLKNKTQLQRTWLENKNEALFVDLQEILARPLPFKNLLTLRFKILFYLETLRDKSVGKIKKIFSLREKN from the coding sequence ATGCACATTGGTCTTGTTATTTGGAATTTAATGGAAAACCGTGGCGGACTACAGCGAGTCGGAATAGATTTAGCTAACGCCATGCTTGAGCGTGGGCATGAACTTACTATTTTTTACTACTCTCCAACCAACAAGCAAACACCCTGTTTCCCTTTAGATAAGAGAATAAAAATAAAGCGTTTGATTTTACCGCCTTATGTCGATTCTATTTTTCAAGCAAAAAAAATTATTGTTGAAGCAAATATTGATGTTATGGTTGCGTTGTTTTCTTGGAGCAAGCTTATGTGGATACCTGTATTGTTGCAACATACGGGTATTCCTTTAATTATTTCCGAACATAATCACCCGGAGATTATTAATACGGAAAAGTGGAACGCTTATGAGCGTCATGCTTGTTTAGCGGCGGCAGATAAAATTCATCTGTTGCAACAGAATTTTGTGGCTATGTTGCCCAAAACTTTAGAACCTCGCATAGAAGTAATTCCCAATGCCGCTAATTTTTTGAGTGAATATAAAATAAACAAAGTAGAAAAAAGACGTAAAAGAATTATAGCCGCAGGGCGTTTTGTTGATACGCACAAACAATTTTCCTTACTTATTAAAGCGTTTATTAGTTTAGCCGGGAAATTTCCCGATTGGGATTTATGTATTTGCGGCGACGGTGAAGATGCTCATGTTTATAAAGCTTTAGTTTGGCGAAGCAAGCTTGAAGATCGTATTTATTTTCCCGGTATGGTTGATGATTTATCTTCATTTTATGCTTTGAGCGATATTTTTTGTATGCCTTCTCGTTATGAAGGTTTTGGCTTGGTTATGACAGAGGCACAAACTTTTGAATTGCCTGTCGTGGGTTTTGCAAGTTGTACAGGTGTTAACGAAATCGTTATTCATAATGAAAACGGATTGTTAGCAGAAGAAATGACAGCACAATCATTGGCAAAAAAACTTAGAGAGTTGATGATTAATAAAGAATTAAGAGAAAAGCTTGGGAAAAACGGAAAAAAACTTTTGTCTCGTTATCAGCCCGATAAAATTTTTGACCAATGGGAAAAGCTTATAAACGAAGCTAATCAATTAAAAAATAAAACACAATTACAAAGAACGTGGCTAGAGAATAAAAACGAAGCTTTGTTTGTTGATTTACAAGAAATTTTAGCTCGACCATTGCCTTTTAAAAATTTATTGACTCTGCGTTTTAAAATTTTATTTTATTTAGAAACTTTAAGAGATAAGAGTGTAGGCAAGATAAAAAAAATATTTAGTCTGAGAGAAAAAAACTAA
- the secG gene encoding preprotein translocase subunit SecG, giving the protein MQTLVLTLHIIVCILLVILVLLQSGKEGMGVIFGGGSGSVFGSSGAGGILVKLTAFTALIFLCTSLAYNIIISKPKNKSILDTVIPIEEVNKPVQTNQTTPSN; this is encoded by the coding sequence GTGCAAACTCTTGTTTTGACACTACATATTATTGTATGTATCTTATTGGTAATCTTAGTATTGTTACAATCTGGAAAAGAAGGCATGGGCGTTATTTTTGGCGGAGGCTCAGGTTCTGTTTTTGGTAGTAGCGGTGCAGGCGGAATTTTAGTGAAATTAACAGCGTTTACGGCCTTAATTTTTCTTTGTACCTCATTGGCATATAACATTATTATTTCTAAGCCAAAAAATAAATCTATTTTAGATACGGTTATTCCGATTGAAGAGGTTAATAAACCTGTTCAAACCAACCAGACAACCCCGTCTAACTAA
- the tpiA gene encoding triose-phosphate isomerase, producing the protein MKYLMAANWKMYKNRQEAQKTASELFAKIGTMPEDRELVIFAPFTAIETTAESFKKNGQPVKGFSVGGQDLYPASEGAYTGEISPGMLIDAGATWVLTGHSERRAIIGENNAFVGQKTAFAMNAGLKTCLCIGETLAEREAGKLNSILEQQIKEGVKDLSEDFNPDDFAVAYEPVWAIGTGKVAGVEEITEAHNLVRSVLIKLFKEKGKQIRILYGGSVKPDNATQIIKLDNVDGVLVGGASLQSESFAKIVLA; encoded by the coding sequence ATGAAATATTTAATGGCTGCCAACTGGAAAATGTATAAAAACAGGCAAGAAGCTCAAAAAACAGCCTCAGAACTGTTTGCAAAAATAGGCACCATGCCGGAAGACCGAGAACTTGTCATTTTTGCTCCCTTTACCGCTATTGAAACAACCGCCGAAAGTTTTAAGAAAAACGGACAACCCGTTAAAGGCTTTTCCGTCGGCGGACAAGACCTTTATCCTGCTAGCGAAGGAGCGTATACTGGTGAAATATCACCCGGTATGCTCATCGACGCCGGGGCAACTTGGGTTTTAACCGGACACTCGGAACGTAGAGCAATTATCGGCGAAAACAACGCTTTTGTCGGTCAGAAAACCGCTTTCGCCATGAATGCGGGCTTGAAGACTTGCCTTTGTATCGGCGAAACCTTAGCCGAACGTGAAGCGGGAAAGCTAAACAGTATATTAGAACAACAAATAAAAGAAGGCGTTAAAGACCTTTCCGAAGACTTTAACCCCGACGACTTTGCGGTTGCCTACGAACCTGTTTGGGCAATAGGAACAGGAAAAGTCGCAGGCGTAGAAGAAATTACAGAAGCACACAACCTTGTGCGTTCCGTGTTAATAAAATTATTTAAAGAAAAAGGTAAACAAATCAGAATCTTATACGGCGGAAGCGTCAAACCGGACAACGCAACTCAAATAATAAAGCTTGACAATGTTGACGGAGTTCTGGTAGGTGGCGCTTCTCTACAGTCAGAAAGTTTTGCTAAAATTGTCTTGGCATAA
- a CDS encoding SulP family inorganic anion transporter, translating to MNFQIKNVFRPRIFDSLSDYNLSVFQKDVMAGITVGVVALPLAMAFAIASGVKPEAGIITAIVAGFLTSLLGGTKVAIGGPTGAFVVIILGIVQLYGVDNLLICTMMAGVILFLLGVFRMGWFANYFPQPLISGFTSGIAITILSTQLKDIFGLPPGQAQAGFIASINNIFHNVNFINYTALILTIGCCLAIVFWPKRLSKFAPGPIAVLILGTALAYFLNLPVETIGSRFAGGIPSVLPAFKVPAFDFDTFQFLLGPAVTIALLGGIESVLCAVVADGMIDDKHDSNQELMAQGIANMVSPLFGGIPSTGAIVRTATNIRNGGRTPIAGIVHALTLLVIMLVIAPLASYVPLAVLSAILVVVAINMGQWRDFKQLHIYPKSDAVVLLITFLLTVFFDLTVAVEVGILTACALFIKRMASQASIQVKYIDMIEPNTSVSDVSRAGTELFYSDVVEFKMSGEFFFGATQKLQTLFAHLQTAPKVMIINMKYVRSLDASSLLVFQQLIVKAYAKNIKIIISGLERQPKKAMIKSGLAKEIGEEYFVANFTEAFKLAKSFLN from the coding sequence GTGAATTTTCAAATAAAAAATGTTTTTAGACCACGTATTTTTGATTCTTTAAGCGATTATAATTTATCTGTTTTTCAAAAAGACGTTATGGCGGGTATAACCGTCGGAGTTGTTGCCCTTCCTTTGGCAATGGCGTTTGCGATTGCTTCCGGCGTTAAACCCGAAGCCGGCATTATCACCGCCATTGTCGCAGGTTTTTTAACTTCTTTATTGGGTGGAACAAAAGTTGCGATAGGCGGACCAACAGGGGCTTTTGTTGTAATTATTCTTGGAATAGTTCAGCTTTATGGAGTTGATAATTTACTAATTTGCACCATGATGGCGGGAGTAATACTTTTTTTGCTTGGTGTTTTTAGAATGGGCTGGTTTGCCAATTATTTCCCCCAACCTTTAATTAGTGGTTTTACTTCGGGTATTGCCATAACAATTTTATCGACTCAACTTAAAGATATTTTTGGATTGCCGCCGGGGCAGGCTCAAGCAGGTTTTATCGCTTCTATTAATAATATTTTTCATAATGTCAATTTTATTAATTACACTGCTTTAATCTTAACAATAGGTTGTTGTTTGGCTATTGTTTTTTGGCCTAAACGCTTGTCTAAATTTGCCCCGGGACCTATAGCCGTATTAATTTTAGGAACGGCGTTGGCATATTTTTTAAATCTTCCCGTTGAGACAATAGGTTCTCGCTTTGCAGGGGGTATTCCCAGTGTTTTACCGGCTTTTAAAGTGCCTGCCTTTGATTTTGATACTTTTCAGTTTTTACTTGGTCCTGCGGTAACTATTGCCTTACTTGGCGGTATTGAATCGGTTTTATGTGCTGTTGTGGCTGATGGAATGATCGATGACAAACATGACTCTAATCAAGAATTAATGGCTCAAGGAATAGCCAATATGGTGTCTCCTTTATTTGGCGGAATTCCTTCGACGGGAGCGATAGTTAGAACAGCAACAAATATTCGTAACGGTGGGCGTACCCCTATTGCCGGAATTGTGCATGCATTGACATTACTGGTTATAATGCTTGTAATTGCTCCTTTAGCTTCTTATGTTCCTTTGGCGGTATTATCTGCAATTTTGGTTGTTGTTGCTATCAATATGGGGCAGTGGAGAGATTTTAAGCAACTTCATATTTATCCTAAAAGCGACGCTGTTGTCTTGTTAATCACTTTTTTATTAACGGTGTTTTTTGACCTTACTGTTGCTGTTGAAGTCGGAATTTTAACAGCCTGTGCTTTGTTTATTAAGCGTATGGCATCTCAGGCAAGTATTCAGGTCAAATATATCGATATGATTGAACCTAATACGTCTGTTTCCGATGTAAGCAGAGCAGGGACAGAACTCTTTTATTCTGATGTGGTTGAGTTTAAAATGTCTGGTGAGTTTTTTTTCGGAGCAACTCAAAAATTACAAACTCTCTTTGCCCATCTTCAAACAGCACCAAAAGTGATGATTATCAATATGAAATATGTAAGGTCGTTGGACGCATCATCTTTATTGGTGTTTCAACAGCTTATTGTTAAGGCTTATGCAAAAAATATAAAAATAATTATTTCCGGGTTAGAAAGACAACCCAAAAAGGCTATGATCAAATCAGGTTTAGCAAAAGAAATCGGTGAAGAATATTTTGTTGCAAACTTTACGGAAGCCTTTAAACTGGCAAAAAGTTTTTTGAATTAA
- a CDS encoding glycosyltransferase family 9 protein: MNKNKITNKKNIVIRLSSIGDIILISGVLDYWNKQNQTKFTVITKSGFACLLKNHPAIENIIELNTTQLNFIQLIKTFYTLASQYKQYILIDLHCNLRTFLLKIFWKNKIQNYAKFSKERKTFLKNKNDIQVKSLLNKYTIPQRYALALTNNTPENNKLLPQLFLTDQETARGKKLLAETIEKTFKIDSVSEKNIKVVAIHPYASYQPKAWHKEHWEKLVQLLDAAKIPWVCIGRNKDKFFNTTNDLTNLLDLRESAALLKACTLFITPDSGPMHLARAVKTPLIGLFGPTVKEWGFYPDESEGLVLETDLACRPCSLHGKKPCKLPKEENCMFKITPERVFENILKILNKNSL, translated from the coding sequence ATGAACAAAAATAAAATCACCAATAAAAAAAATATCGTAATTCGTCTAAGCTCTATCGGAGACATAATTTTAATCAGCGGCGTTTTAGATTATTGGAATAAACAAAACCAAACAAAATTTACCGTTATAACCAAAAGCGGCTTTGCCTGCCTTTTAAAAAATCACCCGGCGATAGAAAATATTATTGAGCTAAATACAACGCAACTTAATTTTATTCAACTGATAAAAACTTTTTATACACTGGCGTCTCAATATAAACAATATATTTTAATTGATTTACATTGTAATTTGCGTACTTTTTTATTGAAAATATTTTGGAAAAACAAAATACAAAATTATGCTAAATTTTCAAAAGAACGTAAAACGTTTTTAAAAAACAAAAATGATATTCAGGTTAAAAGTTTATTAAACAAGTACACAATTCCTCAACGTTATGCTCTGGCGTTAACAAATAACACACCGGAAAACAATAAGCTCTTGCCTCAACTATTTTTAACCGACCAAGAAACAGCCAGAGGAAAAAAACTTTTAGCTGAAACAATCGAAAAAACATTTAAAATAGATTCAGTAAGCGAAAAAAATATTAAAGTAGTCGCAATACACCCCTACGCCTCTTATCAGCCGAAAGCTTGGCATAAAGAACATTGGGAAAAACTTGTGCAACTTTTAGACGCGGCAAAAATTCCTTGGGTCTGTATAGGACGCAACAAAGATAAGTTTTTTAATACAACCAACGATTTAACAAACTTACTCGATTTAAGAGAAAGCGCCGCTTTATTAAAAGCTTGTACCCTGTTTATTACACCTGACTCAGGTCCAATGCACTTAGCCAGAGCAGTAAAAACACCACTTATCGGACTATTTGGTCCCACGGTAAAAGAATGGGGTTTTTACCCAGATGAAAGTGAAGGACTTGTTTTAGAAACTGATTTAGCTTGTCGTCCCTGTTCGTTACACGGAAAAAAACCATGTAAATTGCCCAAAGAAGAAAACTGCATGTTTAAAATTACTCCGGAAAGAGTTTTTGAAAATATCTTAAAGATCTTAAACAAAAATTCATTATAA